The Candidatus Thorarchaeota archaeon genomic sequence CCTTCTTGTCAGTTGCTTCCTCATAGATTTCGTAAACAGGTCGAAGCGATACGATTTTCTGCTTAACTCTGTACTGTCTTTCTTCTCCGGGTATTTGCTTGTTTGTCTCCAATGTGACTACTTCCTCGTATTCACAGCTAGCTCGAACCCTAATAAACGAAATTTGCACAGAGTCAGGAGGTCTTTTTCACTGCGAAAGTAATGCCGTCACCGATTGGGACGATTGTGCTTTCCAAATCTGTCGAATTTGCAACTTTCTCATTGAATGCATGTATTGCTTTCAACGTTTCGTCCCAATCTTCTCTTGACCGACGCAACGGGATAAGTGCGTCATCAGCAAGGAATAGCCCGCCCGGTTTCAACACCCGCACACATTCCTCTAATAGTGGAGGATAAAAGCTCTTATCAGCGTCTTGAAAGACTGCATCGAAAGTCTCGTCTTCAAACTCAGTAATCACTTCACCGGCATCCCCAATTCTAACTTCAATGTGGTCTGAAAGACCCAATCGCTCAAAATTCTCACGGGCAAATTTCACTATGTCCGGATCAATTTCTATGCTGGTAACACGACCTCCGTGGGCCTTGATGGTATCAGCAATACCGGAGGTTGAAAAGCCAATACTCATGCCAATCTCAAGGACACTTTGGGCTTTTGATAGTGTCAATACAATTCTAAAGAAGTCTGCCACCTCGTCTTCTATGACCGGCACGAAATCGTCTGTTAGTGTCCGTTCAATGTACTCTTGATGCCTAGGTCGCGGAATATCTGAGTATATCTGTGAAATATAATCGAGTCTCTTCTCGTAATCCATCCTATCTCAACCTATATTCGTCAGTATACACTTCTCTGTACAAGAATCCTCCGAATTAGCTCAGCGGAGAATGCACTGTAGAGACGAATGGGGGAAGGCTAACTTTGGGTGTGTCCCCCTTGTAGCCAATTCAATCAATCACTCTTCGTAGAAGTATTTACCTTCTTCGTAGATGACTTCATCTCCCGCCAGAACTTTTCCTTTTTTCATGTTCTTAATCATGTCAACATGAACTGCACTGTCATTCGTTCCATTGCAGTCCTTGTAGGCTCGACCTAAGGCACAGTGTATGGTATCGCCAATCTTCTCGTCAAAGAGCATGTTCAAGGTATATTCCTTGATACCGCGGTTTGTTCCAATTGCCATCTCTCCAAGATAACGAGAGCCCTCGTCAGTATTGATGATTGATTCAAGCACTTCCTCGTTCTTCTCGGCGGAGTAGTCTACGACCTCACCATTCTCAAATGTAAGCCGTACGCCCTCGATGACCTTGCCCTGTTGCATGAACGGAATGTCGAAGTATATCTTGCCCTCGACAGTATCTTCAACTGGTGCTGTAAAGACTTCTCCACTGGGCATGTTGTGCTTGCCATCTGAAGCAACCCAGATGCGCCCTTCGGTGGAAGCATGAAGATCGGTCTCAGGCCCAACAAAACGGATATCTTCATGGCTTTCTAGATGCTCTTTCATGAGATACATGTTTTCGCTTGCCTTCTCCCAGTCGATGAGCGTTGCAGAATATACAAAATCCTGGTATTCATTCAGGGACATATTTGCCTGTTGAGCCAATGTTCTACAAGGATGGACTGTACCGCACCATCGCTTGTCCATGATGATATCACTCAATTCTTTCCGCGTTTTGCGTGAAATGATCTGCCGCTTTGGGTCCACATTGGCCATAGCTTTCGTATTTACTGGCGAACTCACACCGATAAAGACGTCAGCTGCTTCAACTGCTGCCTTCTGATGTTCCGGGAATATCTTCAGCGTTTCATCAGATGCGCCATCAAAAAAGGCTCTAGAAGCTTCTTCACTGGACATCAGAACCATTGGAACTGCACCAGCTTTTGCTATTTCACGGTTCAACGCGACGACAAGGTCATGCGCATCCGGGTGAGCACGAATGATGACCATATCGCCTTCTTGAACTTCTGTGGACCATTCGACCAGAATCTTTGCATGTTCTACTATCCTTGAGTCCATCGAGAGTCACATCTATTTGACTCGAAGAAGATGCAGGTCATATAGCTTGCGAAAGCTGCGAAAATATTTTAGTCAACAGTACAAAAGGAGTAGCTGGGAAGTCACGAAAGGGAATTTCGTGAATTGAAAAAGGAGTACAGGTCAGTCCTTCTTGGAATACTTGTAGTAGAAATCAGTTCCGTGTTCTTATGAGGTGCACATTTCGGTCTATCTTCAGGGCAGATAGTTACGGGATGATAATCGGGTTTTTTGTTGGGGGCTCTGATCAATCTTTGGCGGTTCGTCTGAATGCTCTATCGTATGGGTTTTGTAACAGGTGCAAAGGAATCCAAAGCGTTCACCGCGGTTGATACTCGCAAGCTGAATCGTGTAGTTATCAGTCAGAATGGGAATGATGAGTATGTTATTTCAGGACCCCCAGAAACAACATTTGGCGAAGTATGTCTCAGGCACTGGGCATTTGACAATGTCGAGAAAGACAGCGACTGGGCAAACGAAAATCCGCAAGGAAACGATATTACTGAGGTTCCGCGGTCTGAACAGGAGGAAAATGCAAGAATTGTTTCAACACAAGGTGCAGAATCCAGTGAAAACATATTAGAACAAAAGGTCTTAGAAAGCACAGACAAATACACCGACGGAGTTTCATTCTTTTGGCACGGAAAAACACAGGCAACTGGTACATCAGTTGTGCTACATCGCTGATATTTCTTGGTGGAATCTATCTTGTCATGGTAGCGTTCACTGGCACGACGGACCTATACACAGATTTCCCGTGGGCTTTTTATGCCTTTTTTCAGGTGGCCGTTATTGCGGCGGGTATCAGTTTTATCTGTAAGAGCTGGGGAATTCATAAAAAAACGGGAGACAAAATACGTCGAATTTGATACTAGCTTCCTTCGGCGTGTTATTGTAGACGAGCATACGGGTGATGAATGCGTCATTCTTGGTTCTCCTGAGAGCACGTTCAGAAAGGCTTGCAGGAGAGACTGGCCATTCGAAAACATCGATGAAGGCGCAAATTGGATAATCGAAGATGCCAGAGGCAATGATATCACTCGAAAACGATTGTCTGATTACGACGGCATCGCAAGGATTGTCCCAAAATACGGTGTAGACAGGGTAAGCGATTATCACAGCGAGGAGAGATTCTATTCCTCAATAGAAGACAGTGTAGAATACTATGACTAAGCGTCATTTCCAATCTCATGGTGGATATTGCCAGAAGTTACAATAATCTTTCACATCTGACTTAGATTCTTCAGTTACTAGAGCAAACCTACCATTCTTGGTGAAACCATAAAAGCACAAAATGAAAGAGTCATGTGAACGTAGGAGGTTCAGATTAAGTGGACTACGAGTCAATCAAGAACCTTGTCAAGCTTTTTGCAGCTGCTTTCGTTGTTACTGGAGCCTTCATCTTAATCTATCCATTCCTGGGAGCATACTTCCTATTTGGCGGACTGTTGAGCCCCCCATTCAGTTACATTGTGATGGCGCTCGTTACTGGTATTGGAGCAGTCATACTGCTTTCCTATGCCAATAGTCGAATAGGGGCGACAGATGAACGCGCCGATGGATTCATCGAAGTGGACACCTCACGATTACACAGAGTGATTGTTGATTGCAAGACTGGAAAAGAAAAAATAATCACAGGCCACAAAGATGCTACTTTCCGCTCTGCGGCCAAACAGAACTGGCCTTTCAAAGGCATTGACCAAGGCTCAGATTGGATGATTGTGGACGATCGCGGAAATAACATCACGCACAAGAAATTGAGTGATTATGACAATATAGCAAGAATACAACTGAAAACATAGACCAGCAAGAAAAAACCAGGGCAAAACTGAATCAATAGTATATGTATGAGCCGGTCCCGGAGTACATACTATCATTTCTCCAGTTTTGCCTGTTCAAGTAGGTCCCTCACTTCTTTGTCCGTTGTTTGTGAGAAATCCACATACCAAGCCCCAACACCGAAGAAAGGTGCAGGGGTAATGAGACTGATCGCCTCGTCTACCGTTGACTCGATTTCTCTAAGGGTGTCAGGAGAGGCGGTTCCTACTGCAACGACCAAGCGTTTCACACCAGCTTGCTTCAATCCCTTGATAGCAGCTCGCATAGTAGCCCCTGTGGCTATCCCATCATCAACAAGAATGATGGTCTTTCCCTCCAGATCGGTCTCTAGTAGAGCACTTCCATATTTCTCTTGTCGCTTCGCAAGCTCTTTCTGCTCCTTGTCAAGTACTCGTTCCATGGCTTCTTTGGTAAGGCCGGCGCGCTGCATCATATCTTGATTGATTGTTTCTATTCCTCCTGATGCGATAGCCCCGAATGCAACCTCAGGGTTATACGGCAGACCAAGCTTTCGAACAATCAATACATCAAGTGGTGCTTCCAGCCTCTGGGCTATTTCGAAAGCCACAGGAACCCCACCGCGAGGAAGACCCAGCACCATCAAATCCTTCTCGCCTTTGTGTTCTGAGAGTTCGTCAGCTAGCAGCCTGCCAGCCTCACGGCGATTCTCGATTCGATTCAATTCTTCTCATCTCTCTGGTTTGGGTTTTTTCTGCATACTGATTTATTCTTAGGTCTAGCAATTCTATTAGCTCGGAAGAAAAAGAAGATCCAATTAGTTTAGATATTCTATCGTACGTGCTATGACAGATTTCAATCTCAGATGGGACTGTGAGAGTGGAAATCGTTGCGGCAGCTGGAGATTTTTCGCCTAGAGAGGCTTCCTACTATTCGACTAGAAATACCTCGTCATGTTCTCGAACGCGGTTCTTTACCTTTATAGCAATTTCTTGGCCAGGTTTGCCGGTTTCAACCGGGTCTCGATCAACTTCCATCGAGTCAATTTTCTGTTCGAAGTCAGTAGTATGGCCCTTGATTCTAATGGTATCGCCCACGTTCAGTTCATCTTCAAGCTCAATAGCTGCTACATCTATGTTTGTGAAGTAATGTGTCACTTCGCCAATCTTTCTCTCCATAATTCTCATCCACAATGTATAGGTAGTTCTTACCTAGAAAAAGTCTTTGTGTCGCACAAAAACCCTTGTTTACCGAGGTTTCACGAATCCCCGCCACTTAACCATATCTTGAACTGTTGATTCCATATCCCATTTCGGATCGAAACCAAGTTTTTCTCGAATCTTAGTATCATCAATAATATACTCAGATCCAAACATTTTCGCTCTGAAAGAGGTCAAGAGAGGCGCATTATCTCGACCAAACGTCCGATACAAGGAGCCAAGAAAGCCGCCAACAGCCTTAGCAAGCCCATATGGAATTTCTCTGAATGATGGTTCCACACCAAGTTCTTCAGCGATTGCTGTCATGAGTTCTCTGAACTCGCAACTAAAACTTGTTACATTAAAGGCCTCATTTTTCGCCGATTTGAAATTCTCTGCTGCCATCACCAGAGCACGGGCAACATCATCCGCATGAACGAAGCTTTGTTCGTTGCTCCCGTCTCCAAATACGACCATATTCCCGTTTTCAATCCGCTCAATGAACTGGGGGCCAGTGAACATGTCGCCTTCGCCTAGAACAACAGGCGGTCGAATCATTGAGGCTCCAATGCCGTAGTCTGCGATGTATTCACGAATGAGCTCTTCTGAAGCGAGCTTGGACTCCTGATACGCGTTGGCGGGATCCTTCTCATAGTCCTCTGTAATAGCTTCAGAGATTTCAGGAAAACCGTAAACCCCTGTTGATGATGTGTGTATCAATCGAGGAATGCCTTTGCGTCGAATCACTTCCAGTATATTCTCGGTGCCGCCCACATTGACCGGGAAGTAATACTCCTTTCCACCCCAATCAGCCATGACTGCGGCGTTATGAAAGAGCCACTGTGTGTCATCAGGAACACCTTCCAGAAGGCTATCTAGGTCGGTCACATCACCTACAACCGTTTGATAATCAAAACCCTCTAGAAGTTCCAGACTCGAGTTCTCGCGAATCAGAATGGTGACGTCATGTTGTTTTTCGTCCAACTGCTTCACGATATGATGTCCG encodes the following:
- a CDS encoding phosphoribosyltransferase encodes the protein MNRIENRREAGRLLADELSEHKGEKDLMVLGLPRGGVPVAFEIAQRLEAPLDVLIVRKLGLPYNPEVAFGAIASGGIETINQDMMQRAGLTKEAMERVLDKEQKELAKRQEKYGSALLETDLEGKTIILVDDGIATGATMRAAIKGLKQAGVKRLVVAVGTASPDTLREIESTVDEAISLITPAPFFGVGAWYVDFSQTTDKEVRDLLEQAKLEK
- a CDS encoding O-methyltransferase, whose product is MDYEKRLDYISQIYSDIPRPRHQEYIERTLTDDFVPVIEDEVADFFRIVLTLSKAQSVLEIGMSIGFSTSGIADTIKAHGGRVTSIEIDPDIVKFARENFERLGLSDHIEVRIGDAGEVITEFEDETFDAVFQDADKSFYPPLLEECVRVLKPGGLFLADDALIPLRRSREDWDETLKAIHAFNEKVANSTDLESTIVPIGDGITFAVKKTS
- a CDS encoding NAD-dependent epimerase/dehydratase family protein, with product MADCFVTGGTGFIGHHIVKQLDEKQHDVTILIRENSSLELLEGFDYQTVVGDVTDLDSLLEGVPDDTQWLFHNAAVMADWGGKEYYFPVNVGGTENILEVIRRKGIPRLIHTSSTGVYGFPEISEAITEDYEKDPANAYQESKLASEELIREYIADYGIGASMIRPPVVLGEGDMFTGPQFIERIENGNMVVFGDGSNEQSFVHADDVARALVMAAENFKSAKNEAFNVTSFSCEFRELMTAIAEELGVEPSFREIPYGLAKAVGGFLGSLYRTFGRDNAPLLTSFRAKMFGSEYIIDDTKIREKLGFDPKWDMESTVQDMVKWRGFVKPR
- a CDS encoding translation elongation factor-like protein: MMERKIGEVTHYFTNIDVAAIELEDELNVGDTIRIKGHTTDFEQKIDSMEVDRDPVETGKPGQEIAIKVKNRVREHDEVFLVE
- a CDS encoding aminopeptidase, coding for MDSRIVEHAKILVEWSTEVQEGDMVIIRAHPDAHDLVVALNREIAKAGAVPMVLMSSEEASRAFFDGASDETLKIFPEHQKAAVEAADVFIGVSSPVNTKAMANVDPKRQIISRKTRKELSDIIMDKRWCGTVHPCRTLAQQANMSLNEYQDFVYSATLIDWEKASENMYLMKEHLESHEDIRFVGPETDLHASTEGRIWVASDGKHNMPSGEVFTAPVEDTVEGKIYFDIPFMQQGKVIEGVRLTFENGEVVDYSAEKNEEVLESIINTDEGSRYLGEMAIGTNRGIKEYTLNMLFDEKIGDTIHCALGRAYKDCNGTNDSAVHVDMIKNMKKGKVLAGDEVIYEEGKYFYEE